A single genomic interval of Xyrauchen texanus isolate HMW12.3.18 chromosome 8, RBS_HiC_50CHRs, whole genome shotgun sequence harbors:
- the LOC127647455 gene encoding somatotropin — QAHVLLSVVLVCLLVNQGTASENQRLFNNAVIRVQHLHQLAAKMINDFEDSLLPEERRQLSKIFPLSFCNSDSIEAPTGKDETQKSSVLKLLRISFRLIESWEYPSQTLTGTVSNSLTIGNPRQITEKLADLKVGISVLIKGCLDGQPNMDDNDSLPLPFEDFYLTLGEGNLRESFRLLACFKKDMHKVETYLRVANCRRSLDSNCTL, encoded by the exons caaGCACATGTGCTGTTGTCGGTGGTGCTGGTTTGTTTGCTGGTAAACCAGGGGACAGCCTCAGAGAATCAACGGCTCTTCAACAATGCAGTCATACGTGTGCAACACTTGCACCAGCTGGCCGCAAAAATGATCAATGACTTT GAGGACAGCCTCTTGCCTGAGGAACGGAGGCAGCTGAGTAAAATCTTCCCTCTGTCTTTCTGCAACTCTGACTCTATAGAGGCACCCACTGGCAAAGATGAAACCCAGAAGAGCTCT GTGTTGAAGCTCCTTCGCATCTCTTTCCGCCTCATTGAATCCTGGGAATACCCAAGCCAGACCCTGACTGGAACCGTTTCAAACAGCCTGACCATCGGAAACCCCAGACAGATCACAGAGAAGCTGGCCGACCTGAAAGTGGGCATCAGTGTACTAATAAAG GGATGCCTTGATGGCCAACCAAACATGGATGACAATGACTCCCTGCCACTGCCTTTTGAAGACTTCTACTTGACCTTGGGGGAGGGCAACCTCAGAGAGAGCTTTCGTCTGCTTGCTTGCTTTAAGAAGGACATGCACAAGGTGGAAACCTACCTTAGGGTGGCAAATTGCAGGAGATCCCTAGATTCCAACTGCACACTGTAG